The genomic stretch ccagccccaacccACAGCCTCTTCCCGGGTCCCAGGCTCCCAGCGAATACACCAGCCCTCACCTCCACAAAGTAGTCTCCCACAATCTTCGCCGTCATCAGCACCAGCATGATGGGGAAACCATAGGTGACGTTGCCCGTCGCCTCCATCATGATGACCGTGAGACTCAGTGTCATCCGCACTATCCCACCTGCGAGAGGTACccgaggggtttgggggtttaCGGGGGCAGGGAAACATGGGGCGAGGGGACAGCAAAGCACTCGAAGCCCCTCGGTCTCTGCGTGGCGATCCAGGActgcctgcacaggcaggggTGCCCTGGATGAGCCCAGCCCTCGCTAGTGGCCCAGCGCTGCCCGTGGGTTATTAGGAAGCCGACAGCCAGGCCGGGcttcagctggggaagaagctGCACCGAGGCAGCACGGACTGCTTTTTCCCATGCCACCTTCACCCTGACATGAGCGGGAGCTGGCCAAGACCGCGCCGCGGGGAACTCACCCAGCTGTGCGGCAGCTCCCATCAGGGCGTACTTCCCAGGGTCAGCCCAGATCTGAgcacaggagagagaaggggcCGAGTCAGCCGCTGGCTCCAGGGCATCCAGAGATAATAAACAGTACCCTGGCCCCAAGCCCCCCCTCCAAAGCGGGGAGGAGTGCCTGaggctgcctgcacagcccagctgccagcagggtTGCGTCGGGATGTGGGAAAGCCCAGACCCAGCTCAGGAAGACATCAAGCGAGGAGTCAACCCACTCCACACCTTTCCAGACTGCTGTGGCTGGGCTCTTAGCCAGCCCAGCGGCgagggaggagagctggctgccacatctcctcctgcccagcgCTCCTTCCCACCAAGCACTCACCGAGCCTTTGGTCAGGTAGGACAGGGAGATGCCGAAGAGCCTCCCCCAGGCAGCACCGATCAGCAGGGAGGGGATGAAGACTCCCGCGGACACCGTGAGGCCGTAAGTCCAACAGGCCAGGAAGAAATACATCAGTGTGAACATGCCCAGTGTCATGGGGTTGTAGGAACCTGAGGTGGAGAGAGAACGGAGAGTCAGTGCTGGTCCCGCAGCCCAGAGGACACCACAATGGGCTGTGGCCATGGGAGAACAGACAGCAGCAGTCTCGTGACACGCTCCCAGCAGTGAAAGCCCCTCTCATCGGGTGCGCCTTCCTCCCTGGCAGCACAAGCCTTTCAAACCGGCTCTTTAGGTTGTTTCTGCCCCCTCAAGGGCCCCGCCAGCCAGCCGGTGCCATCCCAAGCCCTCCCATCCCACCGAGTCCAGCACGCGCCTCTCCTCCATCTCATGACCCGCAATGAcccgtcccctcccagccccactgttCCCAGCCTCCCGCGAGGCCGCGTGACGAACTTCAAAGCCCCGAGGGACCGCCAGTGCTGGAGGACGAGGTCGGGAGGACGGGGGTCCTACCGCCAGCTTCGGGATCGGCTCAGCAGAGTAGGTCCTGCAAACCCTCTCCTGTCCTGCAACTCCCACGGCTGCTCCGGCCAGTCCCAAGCTGCCCCCCAGCATGGGCTGTGCCATCACAGCGagaccctgctgtccccaggactCGGGCTACTGCTATTTTAGGACTGCCGAGCAGCTCGGTCTAGTTTAAACAAGTACTTTGCAACCTCTCCTTCACAGAGAGGTCAATGGACCAAAGCCCTGGGCCATGGAGGACCCAGCACTGCAGGGAGCGACCCCGAGACACAGGACGGTCATCACTTGGCTTCAGGTGGCCAAGCTGCACTCTCTGGGCTGAGGGTCCAGAAATTCAGAGCTGTCTGCCCCCTGCCCATGTGCAGCTGGGCACGAAACTCAGACCAGCAGGCAGAGGGCAGGCTGTTGTTACACTAGGTCCAAGGGAAATGGGAGCTGGAACCTGGGAGCCAAATTGCATTTCTCAAACAAATCCAAACCCCAAGATCCACCTCCGCAACCTGCGCAGAAGGTAAAGTCATTCTGGGGCAAGAGGCCCTGCTAATTAAGAAAACAGCCAGGGACATTTCCAGGACCGACTTCAGACAGCCAGCGAGGGTCAGACATGCTCCCACACAACTCAGAAGCGACAGCTTGCAAACACGCACGAACAAAACCAGGTCCTCGTCCACAGGCTCCTGAGACCACAGCCCTTTGGCTGGGCTCATAGGTGCCACCAGGCACAGCacccatccctcctccttccaccacCACAGGAAAGGCGCAGGCGCAGTGCTTTGCTGGGTCCCACCGTGCCCTCACGGGGCCGTGCTGACCATCCCCTGCCTCGTCCCTCGAGCGGCCAGGGAACGGGTCGGCCACCTCgcgccagcccagccccacgttCGAGGTTCCGCTGGCCGGGTGCACGGACCTGGAGGGTCATGGAAGAGGTTGACGACGCTCTTCTCAGGTGTGTTGAAGAAGGCAGTGGCCATGGAGTTGTACTCTCCATCAGCACAGAAAAgctgagggggaagaaaagagagagttAGAAGCGGCAGATCCAGGCTGCCCGGCGGCAGGGAAGGCTGCCAGGCTCAGGGGGACGTGTGCCAGCAAGGAGGCAGCTCTGGGCAGCGAGCACACCGACACCACGCTTgggtctccagctctgcctgcggCAGAGGGCATTGACTGTGAGGTCCAGTGCCCCAAAACCCAGCAGGGTCTCGTCTCCCTgctcagccctcagcctctgCCCAGGCTcagggtgccccccaccctggggggcCGTTCTCCAGCATCTCCTACCTGCAGGGGATATGCCACCGAGCTCCCCTGGATGGGCTGGCAGTCCCTCGAGCAGTAAATCATGACGAACCCCACGGTTGCCGTCACTGCTGCCACCAGCATGGCCTCAACCACCTGGAGGCAGGGCCGGTGGATGTACCTGCGAAGGGAGTGGAGGAGTGAGgatggcacccaggggtgcgggcaggatccctgcagcccttggcacaTCGCATCGGGCATACAGACAGgctggctgcctctgctcccttcccagaCCCTGCCAGGCTGTCCTGCGCTCTGTCCTCTGGTGAAGCTGCCGCGGGCACCCGGGGTGGGAGGCCAGCACCCAGAGCAGCTTTGCCCAGCCGGCTCCAGCAGACCTGCCTGCCTCCCCCGCACAGAGCCGGGCACAGCTCCCACGGAAAGGCTGGCGTGATCTGGCCGCGGGGACAGCACAGAGCCAAGCCCAGAAAGCTGCGGCCCGTGAAGGCGCACGAGGAGCGATGCCCTGGAAGCTGCTGCAGGCTCCTCACCGCTCCACTGCCACAGGTCATCCCTCCCTGAGGACACAAGGCTGGTCCTGGTGTTTGAAAAGCCGGTGACAAGCATTGGCTGCGCCAGACTGGGCTCAGATGGCTTTAGCAGCTCTCTCCGTTCTCTCGTTACTCTCAGGAGCACATAACAGTCAGGTCTGCACAGTGTTTGCACTTTTTTGGGCCCTCAAGTCACTGAAGGGAAATACTTAGCAGGGTCAGAGCAACAGTGGGATGCTGCAGGTCACAACCTCGACCGCAGGCAGCAAGACACACGTGGCATCTTTGCCTCCCAGCTTCCAGGGGCTGCTGTTGCTCACATTAAGTGCACGATTGCAGCCTTGCTCTGGCTGGGAACGCCGCTTCGAGGGAGCGCAGAAGGTGCCAGCCAACCCATGTCAATCGCCTTAGTTACCCATGAGCTCTTACCTGATCCGGAACATCGTTAACCAGTAATTGAGGGCGTTGAACAGGGCCCCGAGGATCCCACCTGGgaatgcaaaagaggaaaagctcAGCACGCAGGTCCCAGGCTCTCCTACGGCTGCCCAGGACACGAGGAACCCGTGAAGCTCAGGGAGACATCAACAACCCACCCAGTGTGACTGGCAGCCCCAGGACATGTGGACGCTGTCCCCGCAGAGACAGCCAGGACCCGACACCAAgagcagcccagcaccggcagcaggGTGCCCGGGGGCCAGCGTCACAGCGCTGGCCCTAGGCAGGCGAGGGACAGGCCAGCTCCACAGGGATAAGGGCAGCTCGTTTGAAAGCGAGGGGCTGCCCACGACTGCAATGCACTGACCCCACTCAACGACTTTGCGGTACGTGGATTAAACGGGCTCGCCTTTGCTACAAGGGTAAGGGTTGGGCCAGGATCCAGCTCTCGCCCCCGTGTAAGCCCCAcaagcagcctctgctccagagTTTAATGAATTTCCCATTCTCCCCAGGAAACTGGATCCCAAAGCTTTTTAGACCCAGACAGAGAACAGAGGAAATTATTCAGACTAATCAAATTGAAAGAGCAGCACTCTCTTACCAACCACTCCCATAAAGATGAAGATAGGAATTTCTTGGATCGTGTATCCCATTTTCTGCAAGCAAGAAAGAAACGGGTTTCGGATCTCCCGGGCCatccgcagccccgcagccggtCCCTGTCTGCTGGGACAGCACAAGCCTGCACCGGTAAGCggctcccagggctgccccaaAGTCTCCCCTGgacgccccgcagcccccagacCCAGCAGTGGATGCAGAAAAGCCTCTGCTGGGGTTGGTGCAGCCATCTGGCCAGACCCCACAGCCGGCTAGGGCAGAGCCTGCCTCAGCCCCTGGGCGATGTTTTAAGACAGACCGGTGGCCCCAAGCTGCCGTGGGCTGCTTCTAACCCCGCCAACAGAGCCCTACACGGGGGCTCTGTGCCCCCTCGTTATCTGTGCCATACCTCGTTATCAAACCTGCCGAAGTTGATGAGCCCAGGGCTGGAGAGATCCCAAGCGTTGCCGTGGTAAACGCTCAGGACAGAGTTCAGAGTGAACGTAGAGATCATGGAGGCAAAGAACTGGAAGGAGACGCAGCCCAGAGTCACTGCCAGACgcctccagccccgctccctcACCACGTGCCCCCCGCACTACCCCCGCTCTGAGGCCCTTGGGTAGGGCTTGGTACCCACGGTGCGGTGGGGACAAGAGGCCACGTTCCCTGTGGCAGCACTCTGGGCAGCTTACACCGACCAGGGGCTTGctcctccttttgcctctccGTTGCCCCGGGCCACAGCCCAAGGCAGCTCCCTTGGAAAGGAGTTGGCAGCAAGGTGGAGCTCAGCCAGGTCCAAATTCAGCCCCCGAGGAGCAGGGCACAGAAGGGTAGCTGGGATGCTGCTCCCTGGGATGCGTTACACacagctgcccagctggggcagggacgGCAGGAggcctggggctgcagggcatGGGGAAAGGCAATGCCTCACACCAGAGCCAGCAGCCCTCCATTCACTGCTCCTGCTTTCCAGCACTTACGATTCTCCATGTCAGGAACTGGTTCCAGAAGGAAGCCCCTTCCTCCAAGCTGAAGAGAACACCTCCTGCAAACACAAGACACAAACACCTTCACAAGGGGCATGTGCCGCAGGCCCTCGGCTCACAGCACCAGCTGAGGTTCATCAGGAGCCAAATTCATCCCAGCCCACATGCCCCAGACCTCACGGGCTCCAGTGAAGGGACCAGCAAGCCCACCAAGCCATCAGTGATGTCCTGATTGCAGCGAAGCCCCTCCACCGCCCTCCTCCATCCCAGGGAGGCAACATTTAGGATCAGAGACAGATGAccccccctcctctcttcccaagACCTGCGTGGCGTGGCAGGACAGCTTGGAGCGGGGCCGGGCACTTTGCGGGAAGGCTCCTGCAGTGCCCTAGGCAGATCCCGGCAGCTGCCTCCGTGCAAGGGGGAACAACCTCCTGACGAGGTCCACGCGCAGGCCCTGCTCGGCGTCAGAGAGCCAAGACACGTACCCACGGGGGCACCAAACGCAGCCGAGacgccagcagcagctccagccgaGACAAAATCCCTCTTTTCTGTGTCTCTGCGGAAGTATTCGAAGATCTGAAACACCGAAGTGAAGGCAGGTTTAGGGCTGGCCGCAGGCATGAGTTTAGGGGAGACACAGGGTGTGCCATACGTGACCCCAAGCCACCAGCGTCACCCCAAAGAACAGCCCAGTTCGGACACAGGAGGGGCACCTGCAGCACAGCTCCTCGGCCCTCAACACCAACCTTGAAGTCTCGCTTTAAAGACGTGGATCTTCCCTGGGAGATCccggcagcaatcactgctccaGAGTGAATCATGGGTCCTTCCtacaggcaggagagcagagtcAGACCGGAGAAGGAAGAACCCCAGGGACAGTCAGGGACGGCTGAACGCTGCTcgccaggctgcagccctgaAGAAGCCGGCCGGGAGGATTTCCCTCTGGGAAATACAGACCTTGCCATTTTCCCCCCTTAAATCCTCGTTCTAGCAAGTGGCTCCCGCGGCCACCTCCCGTTCCCACCAGCACTCCCTCCGGCCGAGGGGACGGGGGCTTCCCTTGCCTGCCTTCGACCCCAGCAAGCTCCCAACGGGGCACCCAGGTCTCCCCCATCTACCCTGCAACAAACGGGTTGTCCCCCATTGGCAGGGACAACCACCCACGGACACGGGCTGCCGTTCTCCTGCCCTCAGCCACGCCACACCCAGCACGGAGCCGTGGCACCGCACGCCTGGGGGCTGGCGCTGcgcgccccggggacccccctaGCCTGGCCACGCCGCGGTCACCTCGGCCAGCAGACCAGGGAATAAAACTGGGAAGGCACGGCCGGGCCCCCAGCGCCCGGTTCCCAGCGCAGGGCCAGTGAGGGGCTGGGGCACGCGTGCCAGCAGCGGGTAACAACACGCCAGCAGCTTTGCGCACATCACCTTCCCAACGGCCAGGCCGCCGACCACCGAGAGGATGACCCCGCAGACTTTGATCACCAGGGTCTGCAAAACAGAGACAACAGGCACAGCACATCACGGGGGCGGCACGAGGAACACGACCACAGCAGCTACGGGGGACGCAGACCCAGCGACCCCAGGGAACTTGCGATTCTCAGCCCCCTGTTGTGGCAATGGGGTTGGCCAACTTTCTTCTTGGCCAGAGCAAAAAATTACCCAGAGCTGCCGTTCCCAGCGCCAGCTGCCGATCCCAGGGCAGGAGGTTTAACCGCCCGACACCGCGGGGAACAGCTACGGAGCCGGGCAGCGCAGCCGGGAGCTCGtgccagctcctcctctgccacGCCACAGGCAGGACCACCCCATGAGGACACACACGCCCGGGCCAGCCCGGCAGAGGAGACCCCATCACGGGCAGAAGGCATGCATCCCGCCATCTCCCGCTTCCTACCTTGAGGCGGACAACGTGCGGGATCTTCACGCCGTTGAGATAGCATTTGATCTGGGGAATGCCGCTGCCGGCTGCGAcaggctgcggggagcagggagagcgTGAGTGGCTGCCACGTACAGGATGGGGACACACTGGCCACCTTACCCCCGTCTCTCAGCACAGGGCACACCAAGCGCACCCTCGGGGAGGCTCGGAGATGAGGCCAAAGCCTATATACAAGCTGTATAGGCCAAAGCCTATATACAGTGGGTGCCTCCTTCAAACCCACCTTGAAGGAGGCACCCACTTGAAGGGGGCACCCACTGCCCCTAAGGGCAAACGTGCCAGGGAGAAGGAGCCGGCTGGGTTCTTGGGGGACACTAGGGTGTTCCCACCACCATGCCACGGCGAGAGGCCCAGGGCTGCAGAAGGCTCACACTTGGTGGCCAGGAAGAGCAAGAGCAAAGCCACAAGGAAGACACTGGTGACTCAGAGTGGCCCGCAGGGAGCCATCACCCCCTCCCAGCCATAACCGGCCCCAGTCTCTGGCTTGTCCTCCAGAGCGTGTCCCCGAGGCCCCTGACCAGCCCGCTCTCTGCCAGCGCTCACGTACGCCCAACGCGGAGAGGCCGAGCTGGGGCCGAGGCTTGCGAGAGCTGCGCCCGCAGCTGGAGCAcagcctctgccccaggctgccAGCGAAGGGCAGCACATCCCGTCCGTCTGACAACCCCGGAGAAACTCggcagcacagctggagccaaCGCCGAGGAACCGGGGCTATCAGGAGCCAATTTGGCAGAAATACATTTGCTATTACACAAATTTGCGTGCTTTCTGGTGACGTGATCCTGCTTCCCCCATGTAAAGAGCCagggcaggaggcacagggaTACCCCAACCCAGACCAGTTCCAAACTCTTACCTCTATGAAAGCAACGATCACAGAGCCCACCATCACCACGCTGGCGTTCAGCGTGGCCCAGAGTAACAGGGAGAAAGACAGGCCCCCTTTCTCCGTGAACTTGTCGATGTCTGGGGAAGCAGCTCAAGGAAAGGCTAGTATCGGTTGGGTACCATCCCTCCCACTGCGATAACGCGTCGTTAAAATGCTTCTTGGGCTGCGGCCGCGCAGCAGATCCTGGGCGCTtagggcagccagggctgctgcgagGAGCCTCTCTGTTAGGGCAGCAcccagccacagctcagccccgCAGAGCAGCCGGGCACTCGGCAGGGTCTGTGCCACCAAACCCAGGCGAGGCAGGGCTGCCCTCTCCCCCGGCACCCCTCTCCTGGCTACCAGGAGCAGAGATCCTGCAGCTCCCGGCTGGCCGGCGGCCACGGCTCCGTGGGAGGATACTGCCCTTCACCACCCGGTACTTCAGCCCGGCCAGGTTCTCCACCACGATGTCGATGAAGCAGGCAACGAGGCCGGTGAGGATGCCAATCATGGCACAGATGACCCAGCGCTTTATCTCCACTGTCCGGAAAGCCTGAGGGCCAGACAGCCGTTAGACCCCGCTGCCGCCCAGCCTGGCCCCTCCAGCACCGGAGGGACTCCAGCCCACCTGGCCGCCTTCCCCAACACAGCCCCAAGCCTGGGCAGCTCCGAGGAGAGCTGCCCAGGGAAAACTGATGCTGGCTGACCCAGGATCGCAAAGCCTGGCCACAATTTACTTATTTTAAGCCAGTGCCATTGCCCCTCTGTGGGATCCCTAACAGCAGACATGCTTTTCCAGCTTGCCTGCCTCCATCAGACCCCTCCTGTTGGGCTTCTTGCTGTGGCACTGACTCCCAAAACCCCCAGGGCCGATGCCTCGCATGGCTCCACAGTCCCTCTGCTCAGGGACCTGCCCCGTGCTGCTGGCAATGCCACCGTGGGCACCCAGGCTAGCTCCCGTTTGAACCATCCTATGCTGGGTCCTCGCTCCTGAGGTTTTACGGCCCGTCACAAGATGGTCGGTGCCCAGAAATCCACCCCGGCTCAAGAGCTGCTTTGCCCACAGCCTGCCCTGAGGTGGAGAAGTCCcccagcagccgggcagggggGAATGGCTTCCCCGGGCCGTCCTGGCTGCAGGGACGGCGGGCAACCGGGTCGCGGCGAGACTCACCGTGTggtttatcctcctctcttcctccaggaACAGCTGGTTTTCGCTGTTGTCATAGTCCAGGCTCTGGCGCAGGGGAAGAGACACCCGTGTCGGGGAGGGCTGGCCTCAGACCCTCACCCCTGCCCCTCCACACCCCTGCGTCTTTTTCTTCCCTCGATCCCACTCCTTCCCTGCCGAAACCCCTCTAGCTGGGCGGCCCCGAGCCCTCGCCCCACGTACCTCACCCACTGCACCCCCGAGGGCAGAGCCAAGGCAGGGAGATGAGCGCTCACCTCGTACTTGAGCGACAGGAGCTTCTCGTTGTGGGGGATCTCGTTGGGATGCTGCCGAGGGAGCTCCGTCTCCTGCAGGACGCGATGTACAGGTTAGGAGGGCCAGGTCCGAGTCCAGCCCTCCTCTCTGCCACCTAACTGCTGGCTTAACGCTGGTTTTCATGCTCAGGAGGGGCGGGGAGGACTGCAGAGACCCGACCCCAGTGCGAGGTGCCTGGCAGGCCAGGATCCAGGGCGATTTTCCACCAGTTGGTGGATGTATGATATTTACGGCAGCTGGAACGGGCTGTCAGACACGCACCCGCACCCACCGCCTCTCCGTCCCGGGGCAGGACGTTTCCCTGCGGGCAGATGGAGGGTTTGCCCAGCCGGGTACCACGCTGCCATGTTGATTCGGCGCTGCCTCCGAGCAGCTCCGTGCTCCGGCGGAGGGCAACCTTTCACCTCGGCAGGAAATTCCTTCAGCCGACAGCAAGGAGCTATTTCAGGCAGGCCCACGATTTTGGGCAGAAACCAAATTCTGTTTCCCAAACGCCTTTGGCCATGCGAGCTGTTCCCAGCTCCGAATTAAGGCATTTACTGAGGATGCCAGAGGggcccccggggcagcggcacCCCGCACACTTCCCTGGCCCCGCATTACAGCTATGGGCAAATCCAGCCCAGCCTTTCCCCCGAGGCACCGGATTAAGACATATTTCTTCCTATTTAAGAATTCCACAAGAAATATTTAGCAAAAGTCTTCTTCCCGTTTGCTCTTCCTACAGCTCCAGAGCTGAGGCAGGAGcatctggggaagaaaagcttCTCAGGTGCGCGTGGAGGGGGAATAACTTGAAACTTGAGTTTTCGGAAGATGCCCCGTCTGCCGCTAACCCTGTCCCTAGGGCTGAGACATcttcccccagctgctgccccgCTATACAGCCCCTCCCTTGCCTTCGCACTGAGCTGGGCATCAGGCAAGAGAAGCAGCTTGGAGCTCTCACGACAAGAAAGAAATCCTTTCCCACGCCACTAGATTGTACATTTGCTCCCGCGAGAGGAAGGTTCCTGTGCCGGCAGAGAGGTGCAGGGGACCGTGATGTCCTCGGGCCAGCGCTGCGGCTAAGAGGAAGCAGCAGCGGTCGAGGCAGAGGGACAGCTAGCTGCCCACGCCACAAAGGTCGCCCAGCCCAGGAGGAAGCGCCGAAGCCCTCGTGGGACAAGCCGGATGCGAGGGGGGGAACAAAAGCAGCCGTTAGTGCTGTTAGTAGAAGAGAAGCGGTCTCGGTAACAGCGGGCCCCTTTCTGTGCCGCTCACCAGCTCACGGATATCCTCGTTGAGGTCCACATTGCTCAGCTGCCCGATGCgcaagaaggaggaaggagtgagctgaggagagaagggaaaacaggGTCAATTCCCAAATGCGACGCAAGCCTCggcagaaggaag from Mycteria americana isolate JAX WOST 10 ecotype Jacksonville Zoo and Gardens chromosome 12, USCA_MyAme_1.0, whole genome shotgun sequence encodes the following:
- the CLCN7 gene encoding H(+)/Cl(-) exchange transporter 7, with translation MANVAKKVSWSGRDRDDDDEDGRAGETTPLLNGTGPGAAGGARQLTPSSFLRIGQLSNVDLNEDIRELETELPRQHPNEIPHNEKLLSLKYESLDYDNSENQLFLEEERRINHTAFRTVEIKRWVICAMIGILTGLVACFIDIVVENLAGLKYRVVKGNIDKFTEKGGLSFSLLLWATLNASVVMVGSVIVAFIEPVAAGSGIPQIKCYLNGVKIPHVVRLKTLVIKVCGVILSVVGGLAVGKEGPMIHSGAVIAAGISQGRSTSLKRDFKIFEYFRRDTEKRDFVSAGAAAGVSAAFGAPVGGVLFSLEEGASFWNQFLTWRIFFASMISTFTLNSVLSVYHGNAWDLSSPGLINFGRFDNEKMGYTIQEIPIFIFMGVVGGILGALFNALNYWLTMFRIRYIHRPCLQVVEAMLVAAVTATVGFVMIYCSRDCQPIQGSSVAYPLQLFCADGEYNSMATAFFNTPEKSVVNLFHDPPGSYNPMTLGMFTLMYFFLACWTYGLTVSAGVFIPSLLIGAAWGRLFGISLSYLTKGSIWADPGKYALMGAAAQLGGIVRMTLSLTVIMMEATGNVTYGFPIMLVLMTAKIVGDYFVEGLYDMHIQLQSVPFLHWEAPVTSHSLTAREVMSTPVTCLRRIERVGTVVDILSDTSSNHNGFPVVESNPDATQVAGLRGLILRSQLIVLLKHKVFVERANLSLVQRRLKLKDFRDAYPRFPPIQSIHVSQDERECMIDLSEFMNPSPYTVPQEASLPRVFKLFRALGLRHLVVVDNRNEVVGMVTRKDLARYRLGKEGLEELSLAQT